The following coding sequences lie in one Aquabacterium olei genomic window:
- the hisD gene encoding histidinol dehydrogenase — protein MTVQIRHLATTQSDFEATFKQVLHWSAETDTAIEDRVAAILADVRLRGDEAVLEYTARFDGLSVPGMAALELGQSELKAAFDSLPAEQRTALESAARRVRSYHERQKQACGLSWAYRDEDGTLLGQKVTPLDRVGIYVPGGKAAYPSSVLMNAIPAHVAGVEEIIMVVPTPRGEKNPLVLAAAYVAGVSRAFTIGGAQAVAALAYGTRTVPKVDKITGPGNAYVASAKRRVFGEVGIDMIAGPSEILVLADGTTPPDWVAMDLFSQAEHDELAQSILLCPDAAYITRVQEAIDRLLPTMPRAEIIRASLEGRGALIHTRSMDEACAISNRIAPEHLEVSSSEPNKWEPLLKHAGAIFLGAYTSESLGDYCAGPNHVLPTSGTARFSSPLGVYDFQKRSSLIEVSEAGAQALGKTAAVLAYGEGLQAHARAAELRLKDGGQ, from the coding sequence ATGACAGTCCAGATCCGCCACCTCGCCACCACCCAGTCCGACTTTGAAGCCACCTTCAAGCAGGTGCTGCACTGGTCGGCCGAGACCGACACGGCCATCGAAGATCGCGTGGCCGCCATCCTGGCCGACGTGCGCCTGCGCGGCGACGAGGCGGTGCTCGAGTACACCGCCCGCTTCGACGGGCTGAGCGTGCCCGGCATGGCGGCGCTCGAACTGGGCCAGTCCGAACTGAAAGCCGCCTTCGACAGCCTGCCCGCCGAGCAGCGCACCGCGCTCGAATCGGCCGCGCGGCGCGTGCGCAGCTACCACGAGCGCCAGAAGCAGGCCTGCGGCCTGAGCTGGGCCTACCGCGACGAAGACGGCACGCTGCTGGGCCAGAAGGTCACGCCGCTGGACCGCGTCGGCATCTACGTGCCCGGCGGCAAGGCCGCCTACCCGTCGTCCGTGCTGATGAATGCGATCCCGGCCCACGTGGCGGGCGTCGAAGAGATCATCATGGTCGTGCCCACGCCGCGCGGCGAGAAGAACCCGCTGGTGCTGGCCGCCGCCTACGTGGCGGGTGTCAGCCGTGCCTTCACCATCGGGGGCGCCCAGGCCGTGGCCGCGCTGGCCTACGGCACGCGCACCGTGCCCAAGGTCGACAAGATCACCGGCCCGGGCAACGCCTACGTGGCCAGTGCCAAGCGCCGCGTGTTCGGCGAGGTCGGCATCGACATGATTGCCGGCCCCAGCGAGATCCTCGTGCTGGCCGACGGCACCACGCCGCCCGACTGGGTGGCCATGGACCTGTTCAGCCAGGCCGAGCACGACGAGCTGGCGCAAAGCATCCTGCTGTGCCCCGATGCGGCCTACATCACCCGGGTGCAGGAGGCCATCGACCGCCTGCTGCCCACCATGCCGCGCGCCGAGATCATCCGCGCCTCGCTGGAAGGGCGTGGCGCGCTGATCCACACCCGCAGCATGGACGAGGCCTGCGCCATCAGCAACCGCATTGCGCCCGAGCACCTGGAAGTGAGCAGCAGCGAGCCCAACAAATGGGAGCCGCTGCTCAAGCATGCCGGCGCCATCTTCCTGGGCGCCTACACCAGCGAATCGCTGGGCGACTACTGTGCCGGCCCCAACCACGTGCTGCCCACCTCGGGCACGGCCCGCTTCTCCTCGCCGCTGGGTGTCTACGACTTCCAGAAGCGCTCCAGCCTGATCGAGGTGAGCGAAGCCGGCGCCCAGGCCCTGGGCAAGACGGCGGCGGTGCTGGCGTATGGCGAAGGCCTGCAGGCCCACGCCCGCGCCGCCGAACTGCGCCTGAAGGACGGCGGTCAGTGA
- the hisA gene encoding 1-(5-phosphoribosyl)-5-[(5-phosphoribosylamino)methylideneamino]imidazole-4-carboxamide isomerase translates to MLLIPAIDLKDGKCVRLKQGDMNDSTTFGEDPAAMARRWLDAGARRLHLVDLNGAFAGKPVNEAAIKAIIKEVGDEIPVQLGGGIRDLDTIERYLDDGLSYVIIGTAAVKNPGFLKDACSAFGGHIIVGLDAKDGKVATDGWSKLSGHEVVDLAKKFEDYGVEGVIYTDIGRDGMLSGINIEATVKLAQALTVPVIASGGLSNLADIEQLCAVEGEGVEGVICGRAIYSGDLDFAVAQKRADDLNGGL, encoded by the coding sequence ATGCTGCTGATCCCTGCGATTGACCTCAAAGACGGCAAGTGTGTTCGCCTCAAGCAAGGCGACATGAACGACTCCACCACCTTCGGGGAGGACCCGGCCGCCATGGCCCGGCGCTGGCTTGATGCCGGCGCGCGTCGTCTGCACCTGGTGGACCTGAACGGGGCGTTCGCCGGCAAGCCGGTGAACGAGGCCGCGATCAAGGCCATCATCAAGGAGGTCGGTGACGAGATCCCCGTGCAACTGGGCGGCGGCATCCGTGACCTCGACACCATCGAGCGCTACCTGGATGACGGTCTGAGCTACGTCATCATCGGCACCGCGGCCGTCAAGAACCCCGGCTTCCTGAAGGACGCCTGCTCGGCGTTCGGCGGGCACATCATCGTCGGTCTGGACGCCAAGGACGGCAAGGTCGCGACCGATGGCTGGAGCAAGCTCTCCGGCCACGAGGTGGTGGACCTGGCCAAGAAGTTCGAGGATTACGGCGTCGAAGGCGTGATCTACACCGACATCGGCCGTGACGGCATGCTCTCCGGCATCAACATCGAAGCCACCGTCAAGCTGGCCCAGGCGCTTACCGTGCCCGTGATTGCGTCGGGCGGCCTGTCCAACCTGGCTGACATCGAACAGCTCTGCGCCGTCGAAGGCGAGGGCGTCGAAGGTGTGATCTGCGGCCGTGCCATCTACAGCGGTGACCTCGATTTCGCCGTGGCCCAGAAGCGCGCCGACGACCTCAACGGCGGCCTCTGA
- the murA gene encoding UDP-N-acetylglucosamine 1-carboxyvinyltransferase: protein MDKLLIRGGRRLQGDVIISGAKNAALPDLCAVLLSAEPVTLANVPQLQDVNTTLKLLANMGVTAERQPDDASVITLDAGQADNPEAPYELVKTMRASILVLGPLLARFGRARVSLPGGCAIGSRPVDQHIKGLQAMGAQITVEHGYIEARTPAGADGQPGRLKGARITTDMVTVTGTENLMMAATLAEGETVLENAALEPEIVDLASLLIAMGAKIEGQGTHRIRIQGVERLHGLPLAQAHQIIPDRIETGTFLCAVGAAGGDVTLRRTNGDLLETVIDKLREAGVTIEVGADFIRVQGTGRPKAVGFRTKEHPGFPTDMQAQFMALNCVADGTAAIHETIFENRFMHVNELIRLGAKIEVDGHSAVVTGVPKLSGATVMATDLRASASLVIAGLVAEGETLVDRIYHLDRGYDRMEAKLRAIGADIERVKG, encoded by the coding sequence ATGGACAAACTCCTGATCCGCGGCGGCCGCCGCCTGCAAGGCGACGTCATCATCTCCGGGGCCAAGAACGCCGCCCTGCCGGACCTGTGCGCCGTGCTGCTCAGCGCCGAGCCCGTGACGCTCGCCAACGTGCCGCAGCTGCAGGACGTCAACACCACGCTCAAGCTGCTGGCCAACATGGGCGTCACGGCCGAGCGCCAGCCCGACGACGCCAGCGTCATCACGCTGGACGCGGGCCAGGCCGACAACCCCGAGGCGCCGTACGAGCTGGTCAAGACCATGCGTGCCTCCATCCTGGTACTGGGCCCGCTGCTGGCCCGCTTTGGCCGCGCCCGCGTGTCGCTGCCGGGTGGCTGCGCCATCGGCTCGCGCCCGGTCGACCAGCACATCAAGGGTCTGCAGGCCATGGGCGCGCAGATCACGGTCGAGCACGGCTACATCGAGGCGCGTACGCCGGCCGGCGCAGACGGCCAGCCCGGTCGCCTCAAGGGCGCGCGCATCACCACCGACATGGTCACCGTCACGGGCACCGAAAACCTGATGATGGCCGCGACGCTGGCCGAGGGCGAAACCGTCCTCGAGAACGCCGCGCTGGAGCCCGAGATCGTCGACCTGGCCAGCCTGCTGATCGCCATGGGCGCCAAGATCGAAGGGCAGGGCACGCACCGCATCCGCATCCAGGGCGTCGAGCGGCTGCACGGGCTGCCGCTGGCGCAGGCCCACCAGATCATCCCCGACCGCATTGAAACGGGCACCTTCCTGTGCGCCGTGGGCGCGGCCGGCGGCGACGTGACCCTGCGTCGCACCAACGGCGATCTGCTCGAGACCGTGATCGACAAGCTGCGCGAAGCCGGCGTCACCATCGAGGTGGGGGCCGACTTCATCCGCGTGCAGGGCACCGGCCGCCCGAAAGCCGTGGGCTTCCGCACCAAGGAGCACCCTGGCTTCCCGACCGACATGCAGGCGCAGTTCATGGCGCTCAACTGCGTCGCCGACGGCACGGCCGCCATCCACGAAACCATCTTCGAAAACCGCTTCATGCACGTCAACGAGCTGATCCGCCTGGGCGCGAAGATCGAGGTCGACGGGCACAGCGCGGTCGTCACCGGCGTGCCCAAGCTGTCGGGTGCCACCGTGATGGCCACCGACCTGCGCGCCTCGGCCAGCCTCGTGATCGCCGGTCTGGTGGCCGAGGGCGAGACCCTGGTCGACCGCATCTACCACCTCGACCGGGGCTATGACCGCATGGAAGCCAAACTGCGCGCCATCGGTGCCGACATCGAACGCGTGAAGGGCTGA
- the hisF gene encoding imidazole glycerol phosphate synthase subunit HisF yields MLAKRIIPCLDVTGGRVVKGVNFVELRDAGDPVEIAARYNEQGADELTFLDITATSDGRDLILHIIEAVASQVFIPLTVGGGVRTVEDVRRLLNAGADKVSFNSAAIANPQVIRDASDKYGSQCIVVAIDAKKRQGDDLAARGEGWDVYSHGGRKNVGLDAVAWAKQMAEHGAGEILLTSMDRDGTKSGFDLALTRAVSDAVGVPVIASGGVGNLDHLADGVQQGGADAVLAASIFHYGEYTVGEAKAVMARRGIPVRL; encoded by the coding sequence ATGCTGGCCAAGCGGATCATTCCCTGCCTGGATGTCACGGGCGGGCGCGTCGTCAAGGGCGTCAACTTCGTCGAACTGCGTGACGCGGGCGATCCGGTCGAGATCGCGGCGCGCTACAACGAGCAGGGCGCCGACGAACTGACCTTCCTCGACATCACCGCCACCAGCGATGGTCGCGACCTGATCCTGCACATCATCGAGGCCGTCGCCTCGCAGGTCTTCATCCCGCTGACAGTGGGCGGCGGCGTGCGCACGGTCGAAGACGTGCGGCGCCTGCTGAACGCCGGCGCGGACAAGGTCAGCTTCAACTCGGCGGCGATTGCCAACCCGCAGGTCATCCGCGATGCGTCCGACAAGTACGGCTCGCAGTGCATCGTGGTGGCCATCGACGCCAAGAAGCGCCAGGGTGACGACCTGGCCGCGCGCGGCGAAGGCTGGGACGTCTACAGCCACGGTGGGCGCAAGAACGTCGGGCTCGATGCCGTGGCCTGGGCGAAGCAGATGGCCGAGCACGGCGCCGGCGAGATCCTGCTGACCAGCATGGACCGCGATGGCACCAAGTCCGGCTTCGACCTGGCCCTGACCCGCGCCGTCAGCGACGCCGTGGGCGTGCCGGTGATCGCATCGGGCGGCGTGGGCAACCTCGACCACCTGGCCGACGGTGTGCAGCAGGGCGGCGCCGATGCGGTGCTGGCCGCCAGCATCTTCCACTACGGCGAGTACACCGTCGGTGAAGCCAAGGCCGTGATGGCCCGACGCGGCATCCCCGTGCGACTCTGA
- the hisB gene encoding imidazoleglycerol-phosphate dehydratase HisB, producing the protein MNAPDQVPACTDRVAEVTRNTAETQITVRVNLDGTGAAKLHTGIGFFDHMLDQIARHGLVDLDIHAVGDLHIDGHHTVEDVGITLGQAFAKAVGDKKGIRRYGHAYVPLDEALSRVVIDFSGRPGLHMHIPFTAGSIGGFDTQLTFEFFQGFVNHAGVTLHIDNLKGTNAHHQCETVFKAFARALRGALERDPRMAGIIPSTKGSL; encoded by the coding sequence ATGAACGCTCCCGACCAGGTGCCTGCCTGCACCGACCGCGTGGCCGAAGTCACCCGGAACACCGCTGAAACCCAGATCACCGTGCGCGTCAACCTCGACGGCACGGGGGCGGCCAAGCTGCACACCGGCATCGGCTTCTTCGACCACATGCTCGACCAGATCGCCCGCCACGGCCTGGTCGACCTCGACATCCATGCGGTGGGCGACCTGCACATCGACGGCCACCACACCGTCGAGGACGTCGGCATCACGCTGGGTCAGGCGTTCGCGAAGGCCGTGGGCGACAAGAAGGGCATCCGCCGCTACGGCCACGCCTACGTGCCGCTCGACGAAGCCCTGTCGCGCGTGGTCATCGACTTCTCGGGCCGTCCGGGTCTGCACATGCACATCCCGTTCACCGCGGGCAGCATCGGCGGCTTCGACACCCAGCTCACGTTCGAGTTCTTCCAGGGCTTCGTGAACCACGCCGGCGTCACCCTGCACATCGACAACCTCAAGGGCACGAACGCGCACCACCAGTGCGAGACCGTGTTCAAGGCTTTTGCCCGGGCCCTGCGCGGCGCGCTCGAGCGCGACCCCCGCATGGCGGGCATCATTCCCTCCACCAAGGGCTCGCTCTGA
- the hisH gene encoding imidazole glycerol phosphate synthase subunit HisH gives MSQTPTVAVIDYGMGNLRSVSQAVEHAAKDLDLNVVVTNDPAVVKAAQRVVLPGQGAMRDCMRELREAHGGDLFGAVLDAAATKPLMGVCVGMQMLLDHSEEQDTPGLGLIPGKVIRFRLEGQTQPDGSRYKVPQMGWNRVYQSRHAGVWGGEPHPVWAGVPDGSYFYFVHSYHAVVDNPQHSAGETDYGVRFTCAVARDNIFATQFHPEKSAEHGLALYRNFLLWKP, from the coding sequence ATGAGCCAGACCCCGACCGTTGCCGTCATCGATTACGGCATGGGCAACCTCCGTTCCGTATCCCAGGCCGTCGAGCACGCGGCCAAGGACCTGGACCTGAACGTCGTCGTCACCAACGATCCGGCTGTCGTGAAAGCGGCCCAGCGCGTGGTGCTGCCCGGGCAGGGGGCCATGCGCGACTGCATGCGCGAACTGCGCGAAGCCCATGGCGGCGACCTGTTCGGCGCCGTGCTGGATGCCGCGGCCACCAAGCCGCTGATGGGCGTGTGCGTCGGCATGCAGATGCTGCTCGACCACTCGGAAGAGCAGGACACCCCCGGCCTGGGTCTCATCCCGGGCAAGGTGATCCGCTTCCGCCTGGAAGGGCAGACCCAGCCCGATGGCAGCCGCTACAAGGTGCCCCAGATGGGCTGGAACCGCGTCTACCAGTCGCGTCACGCGGGCGTCTGGGGCGGCGAGCCGCATCCCGTGTGGGCCGGTGTGCCCGACGGCAGCTATTTCTATTTCGTCCACAGCTACCATGCGGTTGTCGACAATCCCCAACACAGCGCCGGTGAAACCGACTACGGTGTGCGCTTTACCTGCGCGGTGGCCCGGGATAACATTTTTGCCACGCAGTTCCACCCGGAAAAGAGCGCCGAACACGGCCTGGCCCTGTACCGCAATTTCCTTCTCTGGAAGCCGTGA
- the hisC gene encoding histidinol-phosphate transaminase, giving the protein MALASQTPVQADALQAVFRDDVRAMHAYHVQDAAGYIKLDAMENPFALPPALQDELGRRLSPLALNRYPGPRINDLHAALRAHAGIPADMGLVLGNGSDELISLLCTACARPGATVLAPVPGFVMYAVSAQIAGMQFVGVPLTAEFELDADAMVAAIAQHRPALTFIAYPNNPTANLWDDAAIDRVVQAVADNAAAGHPGLVIIDEAYQPFACRSWLPRVAAHPHVLLMRTLSKFGLAGIRLGYMTGRADLIEQVDKVRPPYNISVLNTEAALFALEHADEFARQAEVIKAERQRLMAALATMPAARAFPSEANMILVRVPDAAAVFQALKARGILIKNVAGPHGLLANCVRLTVGLPAENDALIAALRAVLSEPLNAPQA; this is encoded by the coding sequence ATGGCCCTCGCTTCGCAGACTCCGGTGCAGGCCGACGCCCTCCAGGCCGTTTTTCGCGACGACGTGCGCGCCATGCACGCCTACCACGTGCAGGATGCGGCCGGCTACATCAAGCTCGACGCGATGGAAAACCCGTTCGCCCTGCCGCCCGCGCTGCAGGACGAGTTGGGCCGTCGCCTGAGCCCGCTGGCCCTGAACCGCTACCCCGGCCCGCGCATCAACGACCTGCATGCCGCGCTGCGCGCCCACGCCGGCATCCCGGCCGACATGGGGCTGGTGCTGGGCAATGGCTCGGATGAACTGATCAGCCTGCTGTGCACCGCCTGTGCCCGCCCCGGCGCCACGGTGCTGGCGCCCGTGCCCGGCTTCGTGATGTATGCCGTGTCGGCCCAGATTGCGGGCATGCAGTTCGTGGGCGTGCCGCTCACCGCCGAGTTCGAGCTCGATGCCGACGCCATGGTGGCGGCCATTGCACAGCACCGCCCGGCGCTGACCTTCATCGCCTACCCCAACAACCCCACGGCCAACCTGTGGGACGATGCTGCGATCGACCGCGTGGTGCAGGCCGTGGCCGACAACGCCGCCGCGGGCCACCCGGGCCTGGTCATCATCGACGAGGCCTACCAGCCCTTTGCCTGCCGCAGCTGGCTGCCCCGCGTCGCGGCGCACCCGCATGTGCTGCTGATGCGCACACTCAGCAAGTTCGGCCTGGCCGGCATCCGCCTGGGCTACATGACGGGCCGCGCCGACCTGATCGAGCAGGTCGACAAGGTGCGCCCGCCGTACAACATCAGCGTGCTCAACACCGAGGCCGCCTTGTTCGCGCTCGAGCACGCCGACGAGTTCGCGCGCCAGGCCGAGGTCATCAAGGCCGAGCGCCAGCGCCTCATGGCCGCGCTGGCCACGATGCCGGCTGCCCGCGCCTTCCCGAGCGAGGCCAACATGATCCTGGTGCGCGTCCCTGACGCGGCCGCGGTCTTTCAGGCCCTCAAAGCGCGTGGCATCCTGATCAAGAATGTCGCAGGCCCGCATGGATTGCTGGCAAACTGTGTCCGGTTGACCGTGGGCCTGCCCGCGGAAAACGACGCGCTCATTGCCGCCCTGCGCGCGGTGCTGAGCGAACCCCTGAACGCCCCTCAAGCATGA
- the hisG gene encoding ATP phosphoribosyltransferase yields the protein MITLALSKGRIFEETLPLLAAAGIQVTEDPEKSRKLILPTTRDDVRVVLVRATDVPTYVAHGGADLGVAGKDVLIEHAAGEADTGLYQPLDLNIAKCRMSVAVRADFDYEAAVRQGSRIRVATKYTTIAREHFANKGVHVDLIKLYGSMELAPLTGLADAIVDLVSTGSTLKANKLVEVEQIMNISSRLVVNQASLKLKREPLRAMIQAFESAIPR from the coding sequence ATGATCACCCTCGCATTGTCCAAGGGCCGCATCTTCGAAGAGACCCTGCCGCTGCTGGCCGCCGCCGGCATCCAGGTGACCGAAGACCCGGAAAAGTCCCGCAAGCTCATCCTGCCCACCACCCGTGACGACGTGCGCGTGGTGCTGGTGCGTGCCACCGACGTGCCCACCTACGTGGCCCACGGCGGCGCCGACCTGGGCGTGGCCGGCAAGGACGTGCTGATCGAGCACGCCGCCGGCGAAGCCGACACCGGCCTGTACCAGCCGCTGGACCTGAACATCGCCAAGTGCCGCATGAGCGTGGCCGTGCGCGCCGACTTCGACTACGAAGCCGCCGTGCGCCAGGGCTCGCGCATCCGCGTCGCCACCAAGTACACGACCATCGCGCGCGAGCACTTTGCCAACAAGGGCGTGCACGTCGACCTCATCAAGCTGTACGGCTCGATGGAGCTGGCGCCGCTGACCGGGCTGGCCGACGCCATCGTCGACCTGGTCTCCACCGGCAGCACGCTCAAGGCCAACAAGCTGGTCGAGGTCGAGCAGATCATGAACATCAGCTCGCGGCTGGTGGTCAACCAGGCCTCGCTCAAGCTCAAGCGCGAGCCGCTGCGCGCCATGATCCAGGCCTTCGAATCGGCCATTCCGCGCTGA